A genomic stretch from Anaerolineae bacterium includes:
- a CDS encoding ABC transporter permease subunit produces the protein MSNKSSFLVKQGAHQARPIVFHPWRDVLWVLPFFLFIFLFIILPSASLLFGSFQDKQGNFTFQNYLDLFKPSIFSAYWVSIRISLASAVGGGILGFMMAYGVTAGGLPRRLRSVLLTFSGVASNFAGVPLAFAFMATLGRTGMITVLIKTLFGINLYDLGFSIYSFWGLTFTYIYFQFPLMVLIITPALDGLRREWREAAEILGASSWDYWRRVALPILTPSILGAIILLFGNAFGAYATAVSLTGGFINLITILIGSQIKGDVLQNLGLGYALAIGMVIVMALMIALYYPLRRRSERWLKL, from the coding sequence ATGTCAAATAAGTCATCCTTCCTCGTTAAGCAGGGCGCGCATCAAGCGCGCCCTATTGTTTTTCATCCATGGCGTGATGTGCTATGGGTGCTTCCCTTTTTCCTGTTCATTTTTCTGTTCATCATCCTGCCCTCTGCCTCTCTGCTCTTCGGTAGTTTCCAGGATAAGCAGGGGAATTTTACATTCCAAAACTACCTGGACCTCTTCAAACCCTCGATTTTTTCAGCGTATTGGGTGAGCATTCGTATTAGCCTGGCTTCGGCCGTTGGCGGTGGCATCCTGGGATTCATGATGGCTTATGGCGTGACAGCAGGCGGCTTACCGCGCCGTCTGCGCTCGGTCTTGCTTACTTTCTCTGGAGTAGCCTCCAACTTCGCTGGCGTGCCTCTCGCTTTTGCCTTTATGGCTACTCTGGGGCGAACCGGCATGATCACTGTGCTCATCAAGACCCTTTTCGGGATTAACTTATACGATCTTGGTTTCAGCATTTACTCCTTTTGGGGCCTAACCTTTACCTATATTTATTTTCAATTCCCGCTCATGGTGCTAATCATCACGCCGGCGCTAGACGGTCTACGGCGCGAGTGGCGGGAAGCAGCGGAGATTCTAGGGGCGTCTTCCTGGGATTACTGGCGACGGGTTGCCCTGCCCATTCTCACCCCCTCTATCCTAGGTGCTATAATCCTTCTCTTTGGCAATGCTTTTGGCGCTTATGCAACCGCTGTTTCACTTACCGGCGGTTTCATCAACCTGATCACCATCCTGATTGGCTCGCAGATCAAGGGTGATGTGTTGCAAAATCTAGGATTAGGCTATGCCCTAGCGATCGGAATGGTGATCGTCATGGCGTTGATGATCGCTTTATATTATCCTTTGCGCCGTCGTAGCGAGAGGTGGTTGAAACTATGA